The proteins below are encoded in one region of Thermothelomyces thermophilus ATCC 42464 chromosome 1, complete sequence:
- a CDS encoding carbohydrate-binding module family 50 protein (CAZy_ID 267901) — translation MTFHNIHGGNNHPQGYGQGEAASYYASAQQQQQYPPQGQPGRESYNAPQEDGQDGERGFLGAVGGGIAGAVGGNKIGGKLTGHSKTSTVIGAIAGAIAGHKIQDGVSDWKEHRDEEKEKKKKEEEERKRREEEERRRKEEEKHHRPQHHDERRADRGISYAGGFSGSSRDIRLDAHGEYLLHASCQRLDGSYQASSISLAKIIENDQGSFRWVSRHNNNNNNNSNSGAQSTVTVQPGDTLRQIAARFGTSFEEIARLNNIANPDLIYPGQVLQVPGRGSNEGNNNNNNNSSTLASSARNLRLSDGGSRLDGELLRDGRWIGSSIILDERISNNNGTLTYIE, via the exons ATGACTTTCCACAACATCCACGGCGGCAACAACCACCCTCAGGGGTACGGCCAGGGAGAGGCGGCCTCCTACTATGCCAGcgctcagcagcagcagcaatacCCCCCGCAGGGGCAGCCCGGCCGCGAGTCTTATAACGCGCCCCAGGAGGACGGCCAGGATGGCGAGCGCGGCTTTCTGGGCGCCGTGGGTGGCGGTATTGCCGGCGCCGTGGGCGGTAACAAGATCGGCGGCAAGCTGACGGGCCACAGCAAGACGAGCA CCGTGATCGGTGCTATTGCCGGTGCCATTGCCGGGCACAAGATCCAAGACGGAGTGTCGGATTGGAAGGAACACCGggacgaggagaaggagaagaagaagaaggaagaggaggagcgcaagcggagggaggaggaggagcggagGCGCAAGGAGGAAGAGAAGCACCACCGCCCGCAGCACCACGACGAGCGCCGCGCCGACCGCGGCATCAGCTACGCCGGCGGCTTCAGCGGCTCCTCGCGCGACATCCGCCTCGACGCCCACGGCGAGTACCTGCTGCACGCCTCCTGCCAGCGCCTCGACGGCTCGTACCAGGCCAGCAGCATCAGCCTGGCCAAGATCATCGAGAACGACCAGGGCAGCTTCCGCTGGGTCTCGAggcacaacaacaacaacaacaataacagCAACAGCGGCGCCCAGTCGACCGTCACGGTCCAGCCCGGCGACACCCTCCGCCAGATCGCCGCCCGCTTCGGGACCTCGTTCGAGGAGATTGCGCGCCTCAACAACATCGCCAACCCGGACCTCATCTACCCCGGCCAGGTCCTCCAGGTTCCCGGCCGCGGCAGCAACGagggcaacaacaacaacaacaataacagCAGCACCCTTGCCTCCTCGGCGCGCAACCTCCGGCTCTCCGACGGCGGCAGCCGGCTCGACGGCGAGCTGCTCCGCGACGGCCGCTGGATCGGGAGCTCCATCATCCTGGACGAGAGGATAAGCAACAACAACGGCACGCTGACCTATATCGAGTGA
- a CDS encoding sterol 24-C-methyltransferase (orthologue of Saccharomyces cerevisiae ERG6; orthologue of S. cerevisiae ERG6): MAPTKTKVILEKEDHERDAAFMKALHGKSTEAAGGFAAMLAKDKEAKKIAVEEYFKHFDNKSAETETEADREARTREYATLTRHYYNLATDLYEYGWGQSFHFCRYSIGEPFYQAIARHEHYLAMKIGIQAGMKVLDVGCGVGGPAREIAKFTDAHITGLNNNDYQIERATRYAAKEGLSNQLKFVKGDFMQMSFPDESFDAVYAIEATVHAPKLEGVYSEIYRVLKPGGVFGVYEWLMTDNYDNNNLEHRDIRLAIEEGNGISNMVTISEGLEAFKAAGFELLHHEDLAKRPDPIPWYWGIAGETKYMQSYWDLFTVLRMTHAGRRVVHVFTGFLETIGLAPKGTKKTADSLAKGADGLVAGAKKDLFTPMYLMVGRKPAN, encoded by the exons ATGGCTCCCACAAAAACGAAAGTGATCCTCGAGAAGGAGGACCACGAGCGCGATGCCGCTTTCATGAAGGCCCTCCACGGCAAGTCGACTGAGGCCGCTGGCGGTTTTGCTGCTATGCTGGCCAAGGACAAGGAGGCCAAGAAGATTGCGGTCGAGGAGTACTTCAAGCACTTCGACAACAAGAGTGCAGAGACCGAGACAGAGGCCGACAGAGAG gCGCGGACCAGGGAATATGCGACCCTCACGCGGCA CTACTACAATCTTGCGACCGATCTGTACGAGTACGGTTGGGGCCAAAGCTTTCACTTCTGTCGGTATTCGATTGGCGAGCCTTTCTACCAAGCTATCGCGCGTCATGAACACTATCTTGCCATGAAGATCGGCATCCAGGCCGGTATGAAGGTTCTCGACGTCGGTTGCGGTGTCGGCGGGCCGGCAAGGGAGATTGCCAAGTTCACCGACGCGCACATCACCGGTCTCAACAACAACGACTACCAAATCGAGCGCGCCACACGGTATGCGGCCAAGGAGGGTCTCTCAAACCAGCTGAAGTTTGTCAAGGGTGATTTTATG CAAATGTCGTTCCCCGATGAGTCGTTCGATGCCGTCTACGCCATTGAGGCTACGGTCCACGCTCCCAAGCTGGAGGGTGTCTACAGCGAGATCTACCGAGTGCTCAAGCCCGGCGGTGTCTTCGGCGTTTACGAGTGGTTGATGACGGACAActacgacaacaacaacctgGAGCACCGCGACATCCGTCTCGCCATCGAGGAGGGCAACGGCATCTCCAACATGGTGACCATTTCCGAGGGTCTTGAGGCCTTCAAGGCTGCCGGATTCGAGCTGCTCCACCACGAGGACCTCGCCAAGCGACCCGACCCTATCCCCTGGTACTGGGGCATTGCGGGCGAGACCAAGTACATGCAATCGTACTGGGATCTGTTCACCGTGCTCCGCATGACGCACGCCGGCCGCCGGGTGGTGCATGTCTTCACCGGTTTCCTCGAGACCATCGGCCTCGCGCCCAAGGGCACCAAGAAGACAGCCGATTCTCTTGCCAAGGGTGCCGACGGTCTCGTCGCAGGCGCCAAGAAGGACCTCTTCACCCCTATGTACCTGATGGTTGGCCGCAAGCCTGCCAACTAA